One Deinococcus yavapaiensis KR-236 DNA segment encodes these proteins:
- a CDS encoding RluA family pseudouridine synthase: MPFNDGFSYKEQLGASATGQTVVQYLSGRHRHSTRDEWTERTTRGEVLLDGAPAQGGERLRAGQVLVWNRPPWFEEDVPREYTVVYRDDDVLAVDKPSGLPTMHGGGFLRNTLLSVVRDSYPRAVALHRLGRATSGLVLFALNARAASMLAEDWRRHAIEKRYRALARGVATEESYDIRARIGRVAHPRLGSVYAAASHGKEARSDARVLERRSDATLFEVNIQTGRPHQIRIHLAFIGHPLVGDELYTHGGVPSAEHPALPGDAGYFLHAQTLTFKHPASGRRVTLSAPPPPPLQGERP, encoded by the coding sequence GTGCCTTTCAACGACGGCTTCAGTTACAAAGAGCAACTCGGTGCGTCCGCCACCGGCCAGACCGTCGTGCAGTACCTCAGCGGGCGGCATCGGCACTCCACGCGCGACGAGTGGACCGAGCGCACGACACGTGGAGAAGTGCTGCTCGACGGCGCGCCCGCCCAAGGAGGCGAACGCTTGCGCGCGGGGCAGGTGCTGGTGTGGAACCGACCGCCTTGGTTCGAAGAGGACGTGCCGCGCGAGTACACCGTCGTGTACCGAGACGACGACGTCCTCGCCGTCGACAAGCCCAGCGGCCTGCCCACCATGCACGGAGGCGGGTTCTTGCGCAACACCTTGTTGAGCGTCGTGCGCGATTCGTATCCGCGGGCGGTGGCGCTGCACCGCCTCGGCCGCGCCACGAGCGGCCTCGTGCTGTTCGCGTTGAACGCGCGCGCCGCGTCGATGTTGGCCGAGGATTGGCGAAGGCACGCGATCGAAAAGCGGTACCGCGCGCTCGCGCGAGGCGTCGCGACCGAGGAATCGTACGACATCCGCGCGCGAATCGGGCGCGTGGCGCATCCACGCCTCGGAAGCGTGTACGCGGCGGCGAGTCACGGCAAGGAGGCTCGCAGCGACGCGCGGGTGCTCGAGCGTCGCTCGGACGCGACGTTGTTCGAGGTGAACATCCAAACGGGACGACCGCACCAAATTCGAATTCACCTCGCCTTCATCGGGCACCCGCTCGTGGGCGACGAGCTTTACACGCACGGCGGAGTTCCCAGCGCCGAGCATCCCGCCTTGCCGGGCGACGCCGGGTACTTTCTGCACGCGCAGACGTTGACGTTCAAGCATCCCGCGAGCGGACGCCGCGTCACGCTGAGCGCGCCGCCTCCGCCGCCGTTGCAGGGCGAGCGGCCGTGA
- a CDS encoding alpha/beta fold hydrolase produces MKPRVDVRRVDGLLTHALVYGAGEPLVIVPGIGCAAYAYRKLAVHLSRHFEVWCYDPPGHGRSEARAFDHITISRLSDHLRAWLDAANLNRPVIVGHSLGGEVAIDLAGRFPDALGRLVLLAPTGVPENPSVPLQLARLMLDAWIERPTLLSRLLPAYVRCGPLRIALIAEDQRVHETEPQLVAIRAPVLVMAGTFDVVISSHAIRTLCAFVPDVRSKKVPGPHAFWYSRVRIVTREIVSFVHDAAPSPTS; encoded by the coding sequence TTGAAGCCTCGCGTGGACGTGCGACGCGTCGACGGTCTCTTGACGCACGCCTTGGTGTACGGCGCGGGCGAACCGCTCGTGATCGTGCCCGGCATCGGCTGCGCCGCGTACGCGTACCGCAAGCTCGCCGTTCACTTGTCGCGGCACTTCGAGGTGTGGTGTTACGATCCGCCCGGACACGGACGCTCGGAAGCGCGCGCGTTCGATCACATCACGATCTCGCGCTTGTCGGACCACTTGCGCGCTTGGCTGGACGCGGCGAACTTGAACCGCCCGGTCATCGTGGGGCACAGCCTCGGCGGGGAAGTCGCGATCGACCTCGCGGGCCGCTTTCCCGACGCGCTCGGCCGTCTCGTGCTGCTCGCGCCGACGGGCGTGCCGGAAAATCCGAGCGTGCCGCTTCAATTGGCGCGCCTCATGCTCGACGCGTGGATCGAACGCCCGACGTTGCTGTCACGCCTGCTGCCCGCGTACGTGCGCTGCGGTCCGCTGCGCATCGCGCTCATCGCCGAGGATCAGCGCGTTCACGAAACCGAACCGCAGCTCGTCGCGATTCGCGCGCCCGTCTTGGTGATGGCGGGAACCTTCGACGTCGTGATCTCGAGCCACGCCATCCGCACCTTGTGCGCGTTCGTGCCCGACGTCCGCTCGAAGAAGGTGCCGGGACCGCACGCCTTTTGGTACTCGAGGGTCCGAATCGTGACGCGTGAAATCGTCTCGTTCGTTCACGACGCCGCGCCGTCTCCGACGTCATGA
- a CDS encoding alpha/beta fold hydrolase: MRTYELFEHDGRSLSFTKSGDGPPLVLVHGLSGSRRWWRRNVAAFERRFTVYRLELVGFGYARRQTPLPLKASAALLARWLRDSDVPPAHVLGHSMGGHTCIHLAAAYPDLVRKLVLATPTGLLRSSWFRAALKLPQAGLWGRPDFLPIVATDALRAGVLTLYRASRELLRDDVSTLCALVQAPTLVISGGRDVLVPPEVGLSVSKCIPDARHVLLSNAGHVVMWDAPTEFNDAVLNFLEDA, from the coding sequence GTGCGCACCTACGAACTGTTCGAGCATGACGGGCGGTCGCTGAGCTTCACGAAAAGCGGCGACGGCCCTCCACTGGTGCTCGTGCACGGTTTGAGCGGTTCTCGCCGCTGGTGGCGGCGCAACGTCGCGGCGTTCGAACGGCGTTTCACCGTGTACCGCCTCGAACTCGTCGGCTTCGGCTACGCGCGGCGTCAAACGCCGCTGCCGCTCAAAGCGTCGGCGGCGTTGCTCGCGCGGTGGCTGCGCGACTCGGACGTGCCGCCCGCGCACGTCCTCGGGCACTCGATGGGCGGCCACACGTGCATTCACCTCGCCGCCGCCTACCCGGACCTCGTGCGCAAGCTCGTCTTGGCCACGCCGACGGGCTTGCTGCGCTCGTCGTGGTTTCGCGCGGCGTTGAAGTTGCCGCAAGCGGGCTTGTGGGGACGGCCCGACTTCCTGCCGATCGTCGCGACGGACGCTTTGCGCGCGGGCGTCTTGACGTTGTACCGCGCGAGTCGCGAGTTGCTGCGCGACGACGTCTCCACCTTGTGCGCGCTCGTGCAAGCTCCGACCCTCGTGATTTCGGGCGGGCGGGACGTGCTCGTTCCGCCCGAGGTGGGCCTCAGCGTCTCGAAGTGCATTCCCGACGCGCGGCACGTGCTGCTGTCCAACGCGGGACACGTCGTGATGTGGGACGCGCCGACCGAGTTCAACGACGCGGTGCTGAACTTCTTGGAGGACGCTTGA
- the pdxT gene encoding pyridoxal 5'-phosphate synthase glutaminase subunit PdxT codes for MAGNLDKRVGVLALQGAFREHAAMLERLGARVTEVRLPADLAGLGGLVIPGGESTTIGKLLVDFDLIEPIRAFAASGGAVWGTCAGAILLAQDIQGVPPQFGFQPSLALMATRVRRNAFGRQVDSFEVPLNVAGLNAPFPAVFIRAPVIEAVPDEAEVLARHDGQVVLVRQGRLLASSFHPELTRDARLHELFLNLVA; via the coding sequence GTGGCTGGTAACCTCGACAAGCGGGTCGGCGTGCTCGCGCTGCAAGGCGCGTTTCGCGAGCACGCCGCCATGCTCGAACGTCTCGGCGCGCGCGTGACCGAAGTGCGTTTGCCCGCCGACCTTGCCGGTCTCGGCGGCCTCGTGATTCCCGGCGGCGAGTCCACCACCATCGGCAAGCTCCTCGTCGACTTCGACCTCATCGAGCCGATTCGCGCGTTCGCCGCGTCGGGCGGCGCGGTGTGGGGCACGTGCGCCGGCGCGATTCTCCTCGCGCAAGACATTCAGGGCGTGCCGCCGCAGTTCGGCTTCCAACCGAGCCTCGCCTTGATGGCGACGCGGGTGCGCCGCAACGCCTTCGGCCGTCAAGTCGACTCGTTCGAGGTGCCCTTGAACGTCGCGGGTTTGAACGCACCCTTTCCGGCGGTGTTCATCCGCGCGCCCGTCATCGAGGCGGTGCCCGACGAGGCCGAGGTGCTCGCGCGCCACGACGGGCAAGTCGTTCTCGTGCGCCAAGGACGCCTGCTGGCGAGCTCGTTTCACCCGGAGCTCACGCGTGACGCGCGGTTGCACGAACTGTTCTTGAACCTCGTCGCCTGA
- the pdxS gene encoding pyridoxal 5'-phosphate synthase lyase subunit PdxS: MELATTRVKTGFAEMFKGGVIMDVVTADQARIAEAAGATAVMALERVPADIRKDGGVARMSDPKMIKSIIQAVSIPVMAKVRIGHFVEAQILQALGVDFVDESEVLTPADESFHIDKHAFKVPFVCGAKNLGEALRRVGEGASMIRTKGEAGTGNVVEAVRHARTITSDIAKVKSARSEELMTLARDFQAPYDLVRFVHEHGKLPVVNFAAGGVATPADAALMMWLGMDGVFVGSGIFKSDNPEKRARAIVKAVTHFQNPDVLAEVSEDLGAPMTGINIDGLIESERLAGRGW; encoded by the coding sequence ATGGAACTTGCCACCACTCGAGTGAAGACCGGATTCGCGGAGATGTTCAAGGGCGGCGTCATCATGGACGTCGTGACGGCCGATCAAGCCCGCATCGCCGAAGCGGCGGGCGCCACGGCCGTCATGGCGCTCGAGCGCGTGCCCGCCGACATTCGCAAGGACGGCGGCGTCGCGCGCATGAGCGACCCGAAGATGATCAAAAGCATCATCCAAGCCGTCTCGATTCCCGTGATGGCCAAGGTGCGCATCGGCCACTTCGTGGAAGCGCAGATTCTGCAGGCGCTCGGCGTGGACTTCGTCGACGAGTCCGAAGTGCTCACGCCCGCCGACGAGAGCTTCCACATCGACAAGCACGCCTTTAAGGTGCCGTTCGTGTGCGGCGCGAAAAACCTCGGCGAAGCGCTTCGCCGCGTCGGCGAAGGCGCGTCCATGATCCGCACGAAAGGCGAGGCGGGCACGGGCAACGTCGTGGAGGCCGTGCGGCACGCGCGAACCATCACGTCCGACATTGCAAAGGTGAAGTCGGCGCGTTCCGAGGAGCTCATGACGCTCGCGCGCGACTTTCAAGCGCCGTACGACCTCGTGCGGTTCGTGCACGAGCACGGCAAGCTTCCCGTCGTGAACTTCGCGGCGGGCGGCGTCGCCACCCCTGCCGACGCGGCCCTCATGATGTGGCTCGGCATGGACGGCGTGTTCGTCGGGTCGGGCATCTTCAAGAGCGACAACCCCGAGAAGCGTGCGCGCGCCATCGTGAAGGCCGTGACGCACTTCCAAAATCCCGACGTGCTCGCCGAAGTCAGCGAAGACCTCGGCGCGCCCATGACGGGCATCAACATCGACGGCCTCATCGAATCCGAGCGCCTCGCGGGCCGTGGCTGGTAA
- a CDS encoding response regulator: MTSVLVVDDEPQLLELLALILRSRGFEVFTATSGVQALDLVERLSPSVVVCDVLSAPLRGLDVERALASRPNPPGFVLIGAAFAPPNVPCLPKPFRPADLFALIESLVRVPRS, encoded by the coding sequence ATGACCTCGGTGCTCGTCGTGGACGACGAACCTCAGTTGCTGGAACTGCTCGCGCTGATCTTGCGCTCGCGGGGCTTCGAGGTGTTCACGGCGACGAGCGGCGTGCAAGCTCTCGACCTCGTCGAGCGGCTTTCGCCGTCCGTCGTGGTGTGCGACGTGCTGAGTGCGCCGCTCCGCGGCCTCGACGTCGAGCGCGCGCTCGCGTCGCGTCCGAATCCGCCCGGCTTCGTGCTGATCGGAGCGGCATTCGCGCCGCCGAACGTGCCGTGCCTACCCAAGCCGTTTCGGCCCGCTGATCTCTTCGCGCTCATCGAGTCGCTCGTTCGCGTGCCACGCTCCTGA
- a CDS encoding M12 family metallopeptidase: MRTRRTAAAATTTFLACAALTLSGGAFSQRETIGTTSSPLSVQRASVWASPQIAVCWENPGTFARERAWVRAAVARTWETASAVRFTGWGTCARDARGIRIRIADAWPHTEGLGNRLDGRADGMILNFTFNTFSRDCRSRLQFCIDAIAVHEFGHALGFAHEHNRSDRFDCTQAHQGTEPDLFVTPYDRLSIMNYCNPAWNGDGRLSDLDRLGASVLYGKGPTPVFGAGMAMTPYTFEGGQQLETLFVTPSGAVNVLWKVNNSLWKGPAALTGPNVVDPRAWLTTVNYPLGRQLETFFAGNDGAIQVMWKSNNGAWAGPVRLTAPGTVRPGAYVSAVYYPPNQQLEVFYVGVDGAPYVLWKAQNGRWNTPSRLGPAGLAPSGGGVTAAFYPANNQLEVLLGAEDGSVRVLWKANNGRWNGPVALTSSGAITPGGALSVVYYPLNQQFETFFVDPSGRVNVLWKANNGAWSRPVAISPANVGVPGRPIVAVYHPPNQQLEVVTVGPTGAVNLVYKAQNRAWSAPVVLAGPGSAPPGSNVTVAYQELGQQLEVVFTDSGGALNLVYKAQNGAWSRPFRY; this comes from the coding sequence ATGCGGACGAGACGAACGGCAGCGGCGGCGACGACGACCTTCTTGGCCTGCGCGGCACTCACGTTGTCGGGCGGCGCCTTCTCGCAACGTGAAACGATCGGCACGACGAGTTCGCCGCTCAGCGTTCAGCGCGCGAGCGTGTGGGCGTCGCCTCAAATCGCGGTGTGCTGGGAAAATCCCGGCACCTTCGCGCGCGAGCGCGCCTGGGTGCGCGCGGCCGTGGCGCGCACGTGGGAAACGGCCTCGGCCGTGCGCTTCACCGGTTGGGGAACGTGCGCGCGCGACGCGCGCGGCATTCGCATTCGCATCGCCGACGCCTGGCCTCACACGGAAGGGCTCGGCAATCGCCTCGACGGCCGCGCGGACGGCATGATCCTCAACTTCACCTTCAACACGTTCTCGCGCGACTGCCGTTCGCGACTGCAGTTTTGCATCGACGCGATCGCCGTGCACGAGTTCGGACACGCGCTCGGCTTCGCGCACGAACACAACCGCTCCGACCGCTTCGACTGCACGCAAGCGCACCAAGGCACCGAGCCTGACCTCTTCGTCACTCCGTACGACCGCTTGTCGATCATGAATTACTGCAATCCCGCCTGGAACGGCGACGGGCGGCTCAGCGACCTCGACCGTCTCGGCGCGAGCGTGCTGTACGGCAAGGGACCCACCCCGGTGTTTGGCGCGGGCATGGCAATGACGCCGTACACGTTCGAGGGCGGCCAGCAACTCGAGACGCTGTTCGTGACGCCGAGCGGCGCCGTCAACGTGCTGTGGAAAGTCAACAACTCGCTGTGGAAGGGTCCGGCGGCCCTCACGGGACCCAACGTCGTCGATCCGCGCGCGTGGCTCACGACCGTGAACTACCCGCTCGGCCGTCAACTCGAAACGTTCTTCGCCGGAAACGACGGCGCGATCCAAGTCATGTGGAAGTCGAACAACGGCGCGTGGGCCGGTCCCGTTCGCCTCACGGCGCCCGGCACGGTGCGTCCCGGCGCGTACGTGAGCGCGGTGTACTACCCGCCGAATCAACAGCTCGAGGTGTTCTACGTCGGCGTGGACGGCGCTCCCTACGTGCTGTGGAAAGCTCAGAACGGTCGTTGGAACACGCCTTCGCGCCTCGGGCCCGCCGGTCTCGCGCCGTCGGGCGGCGGCGTGACCGCGGCCTTCTATCCCGCCAACAACCAACTCGAAGTGCTGTTGGGAGCCGAGGACGGCTCGGTTCGCGTGCTGTGGAAGGCCAACAACGGGCGCTGGAACGGCCCCGTGGCCCTCACGTCGAGCGGCGCCATCACGCCCGGCGGCGCGTTGAGCGTCGTGTACTACCCGCTGAATCAGCAATTCGAGACGTTCTTCGTCGACCCCTCGGGACGCGTCAACGTGCTGTGGAAAGCCAACAACGGCGCGTGGAGCCGCCCCGTTGCCATCAGCCCCGCGAACGTGGGCGTGCCGGGCCGTCCGATCGTCGCCGTCTACCACCCGCCGAATCAGCAACTCGAGGTCGTCACCGTGGGGCCGACCGGAGCCGTCAACCTCGTGTACAAAGCGCAAAACCGCGCGTGGAGCGCGCCGGTGGTGCTGGCGGGACCGGGAAGCGCCCCTCCGGGTTCGAACGTGACGGTGGCGTACCAGGAACTCGGTCAGCAACTCGAAGTGGTGTTCACGGATTCGGGAGGCGCCCTCAACCTCGTGTACAAAGCGCAAAACGGCGCGTGGAGCCGTCCGTTCCGATACTGA
- the rho gene encoding transcription termination factor Rho: MMDRVPSNSGPLPEPLKFQDLQTKIMPELHLIAAGLGIDNYRKLKKDALALAILERQAQREGQRLARGFLEISQDGYGFLQENLLDPDSRTVLVSAGLIKQYQLRTGDEVIGRARPPRDNERYGTLQRVEAVNGLDPGAAAARPRFDDLTPTFPDQQLVLEDPTMEDNVALRVVDLLCPIGRGQRGLIVAPPKAGKTTLLKKIANSIVRNYPEVTVMVLLVDERPEEVTDFRESVQGAQVIASTFDEPPQNHVRVAEFVHERARRIVEEGGHVVILLDSITRLARANNLVTPPTGRTLSGGLDSNALHWPKRFLGAARNIRGGGSLTILATALVETGSRMDDVIFEEFKGTGNMELVLSRRLEERRIFPAMDILKSGTRREELLLTQPVLQKMWLLRKVISDMDPAEAMDMLLGRMGKTANNAEFLATLAGR; this comes from the coding sequence ATGATGGACCGCGTTCCTTCCAACTCGGGCCCGCTGCCCGAACCGCTGAAGTTTCAAGACCTCCAGACGAAGATCATGCCCGAACTCCACCTCATCGCGGCGGGGCTCGGCATCGACAATTACCGCAAGCTCAAGAAAGACGCGCTCGCCCTGGCGATTCTCGAGCGCCAAGCGCAACGCGAAGGTCAACGTCTCGCGCGCGGCTTCCTCGAAATTTCGCAGGACGGCTACGGCTTCTTGCAAGAAAACCTCCTCGATCCCGATTCACGCACGGTGCTCGTGTCGGCCGGTCTCATCAAGCAGTACCAGTTGCGCACGGGCGACGAAGTCATCGGCCGCGCGCGCCCGCCGCGCGACAACGAGCGCTACGGCACCTTGCAGCGAGTCGAGGCCGTCAACGGCCTCGATCCGGGCGCGGCGGCGGCGCGGCCGCGCTTCGACGACCTCACGCCGACCTTCCCGGATCAGCAACTCGTCCTCGAAGACCCGACGATGGAGGACAACGTCGCCTTGCGCGTCGTGGACTTGCTGTGCCCGATCGGGCGCGGTCAGCGCGGCCTCATCGTCGCGCCGCCGAAAGCCGGGAAGACGACGCTTCTCAAGAAGATCGCCAACTCCATCGTTCGCAACTACCCTGAAGTCACCGTGATGGTGCTGCTCGTCGACGAGCGCCCCGAAGAAGTCACGGACTTCCGCGAAAGCGTGCAGGGCGCGCAAGTCATCGCGTCGACGTTCGACGAGCCGCCGCAAAACCACGTGCGCGTCGCCGAGTTCGTGCACGAGCGGGCGCGGCGCATCGTGGAGGAGGGCGGGCACGTCGTGATCCTGCTCGACTCGATCACGCGCCTCGCGCGCGCGAACAACCTCGTCACGCCTCCGACAGGCCGCACCCTCTCGGGCGGTCTCGACTCGAACGCGCTGCACTGGCCCAAGCGCTTCCTGGGCGCCGCCCGCAACATCCGCGGCGGCGGCTCGCTGACGATTTTGGCGACGGCGCTCGTGGAGACGGGTTCGCGCATGGACGACGTGATCTTCGAGGAGTTCAAGGGCACGGGCAACATGGAGCTCGTCCTCAGCCGCCGCCTCGAAGAGCGCCGCATCTTCCCGGCGATGGACATCCTCAAGTCCGGCACTCGCCGCGAAGAGCTGCTGCTCACCCAACCCGTGCTGCAAAAGATGTGGTTGCTGCGCAAAGTCATCTCCGACATGGACCCCGCCGAGGCGATGGACATGCTGCTCGGCCGCATGGGCAAGACGGCGAACAACGCCGAGTTTCTCGCCACCCTCGCGGGGCGTTGA
- the ileS gene encoding isoleucine--tRNA ligase, with protein sequence MTDTLNTQTESRKLFADVASNPRYAEIEANVLAFWKERGVFAATQRREGPEFVFYEGPPTANGQPALHHVLARSFKDLFPRFRTMQGYHVTRKGGWDTHGLPVEISVEKKLGLQGRNHGASREELEEFNRLCRESVFTTIQDWNYFTERLGYWVDLEHAYVTYTNAYIESVWNLLKRLWTKGLVEQDYKVVPLSPRISTTLSKAELGEEDSYKEVDDPSVYVRFPLKLDSLPSAASEALAGVQGEDRASLALVIWTTTPWTLPSNTLAAVNAKLTYVAARSAMGTVVVAKDAVERLGELPGKTPLEVLAEFEGRVLEGVEYEPPFADVAVELGVLKQLHERRDDGRPVMHFVALADFVSAEDGSGVAHEAPVYGAEDLELSRAYGAPMVFGVDDHGILRVTTERGQFFKDADKGLIRDLKARGLMYHAGTLRHRYPFHDRTGDPILYFAKPSWYVRTHKMAGKLVETNDLINWVPENIKHGRFGKWLEGNVDWAISRERYWGTPLPFWRAEDGSDTICVGSLSELQELAGRDLTNLDLHRPYIDDVTFERGGKTYRRVPEVLDVWFDSGSMPYAQWGLLTDETGESPLPGKEANFEAFNKHFPADFICEAIDQTRGWFYSLHAISTLLYGAPAYKNVICLGHIVDEHGKKMSKSKGNVVRPIPLFDSYGADSVRWYMFTASEPGDQKRFSERLVGEAQRGFLNTLYNVYSFFVLYANIDAPNFEEAPAFETRPEIDRWLLARLQVTVRDATAALEAYDARGGARALERFVDELSNWYVRRNRRRFWRGDDRSDASSAYATLHEALVTVSKLAAPFVPFFAEHLYQSLARPVDASAPESVHLCDWPTFDAAKFDEALVSEMAALLRVVDLGRAVRGQTGIKTRQPLPKVLVRARTPQQTAALARFADLLREELNVKDVEFLDPFAELVTYTLRPNLPVIGKTYGKQVPLLRQALAETDAAAVARAVRDGQDFTVSAGGVTFTLPPSGVLVDAKSPEGLAAAEDAGYLVAFDTTLTRDLVLEGLARDLVRAVQDARKNAGFDVSDRIELGLDVQGDMGEAARAWESFVAGEVLADRVVFGSVEGFSVEVEGGRVFVRALR encoded by the coding sequence ATGACCGACACGCTCAACACCCAGACCGAATCCCGCAAGCTGTTCGCCGACGTCGCGTCCAACCCGAGATACGCCGAGATCGAAGCGAACGTCCTCGCCTTTTGGAAGGAGCGCGGCGTCTTCGCAGCGACGCAGCGGCGCGAAGGCCCCGAATTCGTCTTCTACGAAGGGCCGCCCACGGCCAACGGGCAACCCGCCTTGCACCACGTGCTCGCGCGGTCGTTCAAGGACCTCTTTCCACGTTTTCGCACGATGCAGGGCTACCACGTCACGCGCAAAGGCGGTTGGGACACGCACGGCCTACCCGTCGAGATCTCCGTCGAGAAGAAGCTCGGGCTGCAAGGCCGCAACCACGGCGCTTCGCGCGAGGAACTCGAGGAATTCAATCGCCTGTGCCGCGAATCGGTCTTCACGACCATCCAAGACTGGAATTACTTCACCGAGCGCCTCGGGTACTGGGTGGACTTGGAGCACGCCTACGTCACGTACACCAACGCGTACATCGAAAGCGTCTGGAACCTTCTCAAGCGGCTGTGGACCAAAGGTCTCGTCGAGCAGGACTACAAAGTCGTGCCGCTCAGCCCGCGCATCTCCACGACGCTGTCCAAAGCCGAACTCGGCGAGGAGGACAGCTACAAGGAAGTCGACGATCCGAGCGTGTACGTGCGCTTTCCGCTGAAGCTCGACTCCTTGCCGAGCGCGGCGAGCGAGGCGTTGGCGGGCGTCCAAGGCGAAGACCGCGCCTCGCTCGCCCTCGTCATCTGGACGACGACGCCGTGGACGCTGCCGAGCAACACCTTGGCCGCCGTGAACGCCAAGCTCACGTACGTTGCGGCGCGCTCGGCGATGGGCACCGTCGTCGTCGCGAAGGACGCGGTGGAACGCCTCGGCGAACTGCCGGGCAAGACGCCGCTCGAAGTTCTCGCCGAATTCGAAGGGCGCGTTCTGGAAGGCGTGGAGTACGAGCCGCCCTTCGCGGACGTCGCGGTCGAACTCGGCGTCTTGAAGCAGTTGCACGAGCGGCGCGACGACGGACGGCCCGTGATGCACTTCGTGGCGCTCGCCGACTTCGTGTCCGCCGAGGACGGGTCGGGCGTCGCGCACGAAGCGCCCGTGTACGGCGCCGAGGACCTCGAGCTTTCACGCGCGTACGGCGCGCCGATGGTGTTCGGCGTGGACGACCACGGCATCTTGCGCGTCACGACCGAGCGCGGCCAGTTCTTCAAGGACGCCGACAAGGGCCTCATTCGTGATCTCAAGGCGCGCGGCCTCATGTACCACGCGGGCACGCTGCGCCACCGCTACCCCTTCCACGACCGCACGGGCGATCCGATTCTGTACTTCGCCAAGCCGAGTTGGTACGTCCGAACGCACAAGATGGCGGGCAAGCTCGTCGAAACGAACGACCTCATCAACTGGGTGCCGGAGAACATCAAGCACGGCCGTTTCGGCAAGTGGCTGGAAGGCAACGTCGACTGGGCCATCTCGCGCGAACGCTACTGGGGCACGCCCTTGCCGTTTTGGCGCGCCGAAGACGGCAGCGACACCATCTGCGTCGGGTCGTTGAGCGAGCTTCAAGAACTCGCGGGACGCGACCTCACGAACCTCGATCTGCACCGTCCCTACATCGACGACGTCACGTTCGAGCGGGGCGGCAAGACGTACCGCCGCGTGCCCGAGGTGCTCGACGTGTGGTTCGACTCGGGATCCATGCCGTACGCGCAGTGGGGCCTTCTCACCGACGAGACGGGCGAGTCTCCCCTGCCCGGCAAGGAAGCGAACTTCGAGGCGTTCAACAAGCACTTTCCCGCCGACTTCATCTGCGAGGCGATCGATCAGACGCGCGGCTGGTTTTACTCGCTGCACGCGATCTCGACGTTGCTGTACGGCGCGCCCGCGTACAAGAACGTCATCTGCCTGGGCCACATCGTCGACGAGCACGGCAAGAAGATGTCGAAGAGCAAGGGCAACGTCGTGCGGCCCATTCCTCTGTTCGATTCGTACGGAGCGGACTCGGTGCGCTGGTACATGTTCACGGCGTCCGAGCCGGGCGACCAGAAGCGCTTCTCGGAGCGCCTCGTCGGCGAAGCGCAGCGCGGCTTTCTGAACACGCTGTACAACGTCTACTCGTTTTTCGTGTTGTACGCGAACATCGACGCGCCGAACTTCGAGGAGGCGCCCGCGTTCGAAACGCGCCCTGAAATCGACCGCTGGCTGCTCGCCCGACTGCAAGTGACGGTGCGCGACGCGACGGCGGCCCTCGAAGCGTACGACGCGCGAGGCGGAGCGCGGGCCTTGGAGCGCTTCGTGGACGAGCTCAGCAACTGGTACGTGCGCCGCAACCGCCGCCGCTTTTGGCGCGGTGACGACCGGTCGGACGCGTCGAGCGCGTACGCGACGCTGCACGAAGCGCTCGTGACGGTGTCGAAGCTCGCCGCGCCGTTCGTGCCGTTCTTCGCCGAGCACCTCTATCAAAGCCTCGCGCGTCCGGTCGACGCGTCCGCGCCCGAGAGCGTGCACTTGTGTGACTGGCCGACCTTCGACGCTGCGAAGTTCGACGAGGCGCTCGTCTCGGAGATGGCGGCCTTGCTGCGCGTCGTGGACCTCGGGCGGGCCGTTCGCGGGCAGACGGGCATCAAGACGCGTCAACCCTTGCCCAAAGTCCTCGTGCGGGCGCGCACGCCTCAGCAGACGGCGGCCCTCGCGCGCTTCGCGGACTTGCTGCGCGAGGAGCTCAACGTCAAGGACGTCGAGTTTCTCGATCCGTTCGCGGAGCTCGTCACCTACACGCTGCGCCCGAACTTGCCCGTCATCGGCAAGACGTACGGCAAGCAAGTGCCGCTTTTGCGTCAAGCGCTCGCCGAGACGGACGCGGCGGCCGTCGCACGCGCCGTGCGCGACGGCCAAGACTTCACGGTGTCGGCGGGCGGCGTGACCTTCACGTTGCCGCCGAGCGGGGTGCTGGTGGACGCCAAGAGTCCCGAAGGGCTCGCGGCGGCGGAAGACGCCGGGTACCTCGTGGCGTTCGACACGACTCTCACGCGCGATCTCGTGCTCGAAGGGCTGGCGCGTGACCTCGTGCGGGCGGTGCAAGACGCTCGCAAGAACGCCGGGTTCGACGTTTCCGACCGCATCGAACTCGGGTTGGACGTGCAAGGCGACATGGGCGAGGCGGCGCGCGCGTGGGAGTCGTTCGTGGCGGGCGAAGTCCTCGCGGACCGTGTCGTGTTCGGCTCGGTCGAAGGATTCTCCGTGGAAGTCGAGGGCGGCCGGGTCTTCGTTCGCGCTCTTCGTTGA